A region of the Cannabis sativa cultivar Pink pepper isolate KNU-18-1 chromosome 3, ASM2916894v1, whole genome shotgun sequence genome:
ataaaattttcctaCAAAAGgaaaacacaaaaataattaaagtaacaCAATTATTGTTGACAAATTAAGTTACAAACATAATTCTTAATAAGAGATAATAGTAATTACTTACCTACAACTTAGTGAGctgtcaaatatatatttagtcacaacttCTTCGCAAGAAGAAAATGAGGACTCTCTAATAAAACAGAGTGTCGAACAAACTATTGGATACAACGCAGAAATTTCTGAAAACTTACGGTGCTCATCGCTTCTCTCACAAGCCAATTTTACTTTGCCATcctaatatctatatatataaattttaacacATTTACACACACTActaaaatgtatatttatacaagaaaaagaataaaataaaaataattacccACTTACCAATGCAGACAACTCAAACTGAGGAATATCATATAAGTTTAAATCAAATCCAGAACCACCATGAATAGCTACTAACTCTTTCTCTTCCTTAACATATGGATCAGAACATCCATATCCTCGCGCAAATCTCGTTTCATTTGATATTGACTCCTTATCTTTTGTTGTTACTAACACCTTAGATTTGAACAACCCCCCTTCCATATAGTCTCCATCATTCGTCTCGAAACAATTCCATTCATCCAACATTGATGATTCCTTTTTAAATGACACTTCTTTATTCTTCCCACTGTCTTCAAACTGAACATTGTCATCACCAATGCAATACTTTTTACCATAACTAACATTCAAACTATTTTCATCTACTTtatttacaattattttttcatcTTTCACATTAGGTATAATCGAAACATCAAGATCACTACTGCTAAATCCTACAATATCTTctacaaatttcaaaaattcaccaTTTTTCGTAGAAGGGTCCATATGACTACATAATTTCAAGTTCACCGAATCTTCAAATAATGCAACTGATGTTTTCAATAACACatctgtaacgtccccgcttcaagcctccattgggcccttacacccacggaatgaatggctcttatacacgagtacgtcactctggctgcttcatggatcgatgactgaccctacagaccaacacgagtgtttccagcgtgctttgtcctcactcgcacgcttcctgggaaaacttcccaggaggtcacccatcctgaaattgctcccaggtcaagcacgcttaactgtggagttctttcgtgatgggctaccgaaaaacaagatgcaccttgttgacataggtagtaccaatcaatccatttaagccctctttaactgtgtagtcccatacctacacagtctcagaatcatcccacttgaccttccccaggcggtgtgagattgcacagcttacccggtgtttccccttacggatcacgggattactgactgtcacaacaTCATCAGACTTGCAACAATCTTCATGAAAACGATAAGATCATAGACACAACACATGTTTGACCTTATAAGTGACACCTTCTGACGTAACTCTTCAACTTTGCGACTCTGctcagaaatttttttttatcaaatctAACAATTTCTTATTATCCATCTCGACCTACACACAACTGTGACACCaaacaataaattttaaaaacaacacgacaaccaaaaaaattattagtcaACACAACTAAAGAAGAATTAACATAAAAATGTCCattatttagttaaataatttCTTATTGGAATATAGATTGTTTTTTTCTCTTGATCATAACTTTAttaaattccaagttctaataGAAATGtctccaaaataaaaataaaaaattcaaagtgTTATATGGcttaatatgtaatatataaatttgtgTAAACATCATTGTGGAGCAAAAGTATTTCTTTGTCTCACACTTTACTTCAATATGTTGAATTTTTACATTAGTCTAGTAGATGTTATGTTAGTTGGTTCCTAAAGCTTATGTCAATAAAGTTAGTTGTTATGTTCAACATATTCTCAATTATTGTCagtattaaaaataaagttcaaaataGTATAATGTACacacaaataaaacaatatgcATGTAAATCACTGTTGAAGTACTACAccaaaatatactaaaatttctcattgaaaaaaaaaaaaaaagaaagaaagcaattgaaaatataccaaaattaGATATAACCGTAGgagtttaattataattgtttttataattgattaagatttttaagagaaaacaaaaaattgaaagtaaaaaaaaagagaaactttaagaataaaatatagaaacatttattaaagtttttaGGAAAGCGACACAAAATATCAGATAACAACACATAAGTCGCTCATCCCCAGTTGATCGTCATCATGACGAGCTGCTCTGAATTTGAGTACTTCCACCGATACGACGTCGTTTCGGTTGCTGCTTTCCAAGTCGCCACTGAGTTGGATATGTAGCTCAGCCGCGTTGATTTCTGACTCGAAGAAAATTGACGTAGAAGAGAGCAAtgacgaggaagaagaagaagaggaggacGAGTACTCTCCGCAGGAAACTCAATCTTTCGGCTCAGAAATGTGGGTTTTATGTTTCTTATCTTTTAGTTTTTGTTCCTTTTTTTCAGGTTCTTCAAATCTggattttaaaatttctttttgttttcttgaaatattttttaagagatTAATGTGTTCTGTAATGATATTATGCGATGGTATTCATGGTCGATATTTCTATAATCTATAAGTTATATAAATGTAGTAAACTTTGAATAAATTGAAATAAGAATGAATCAAAatgaaattacaaaaaaaaaaatgcactaACCTTCACCGGAGAAGACGGTCTGGGCGGAATTGAAGAGAATGACTTCTCGTTTTCTTTTCCCTGAACTAATTTTCCATTTTAATAATCATTtataattattctttttaataCTTTATGTTTAGCCAGATGgactaatgaaataataattaagggtATATATGAATGCTTCGATATTGGCCAAAtcaactaaataataataataaagtgtcTATCAGTATATCCAACTTTGACTAATTCAAATCCAATTTTAATTCAATACACTACAATCTACAATAACTTTCTAAAATTTTCTTATGTGGACCAATTATACTACACGATAGTGGAACTATTAATGAGTCTCTTTTATGGGTGTCTATTAAACAATTTTCCtactacttttatttttttagaataattaaTGTAAGAGTATTTTTTACTTTGTTAACTCAGAATAATTAATGTCAATTTTTTAAAGAACTAATGTTTGTTTTATTATTGCTATCTAATAtagaaaactgaaaaaaaaaaaaaaaatctaaaagaaaacaaatttgacaaaataaaaatataaatttacaataacaaaaaaaaaaaaaaaaaaaaaaaaaacctaaacaaAAAATCTTGGTGTGTTACACTACTGGAAgtgattataaaaaaataacgttaattgtttttttttattatttaaaacaacttaatttaaataaagGTGATGATAAAATGATTTGATCTAAAAactaattttactaataaataaACTTGAAAGGTATTAAATTgtgaaaacttttttttttttttttacatacaaAATTATggcataaatttataatttttttttttttttttttgaaactgaGGAAGATTTCCATTAAGGCGCAAAGTCTAAAAAGTCAagagacaatacaaacaaaactAAATACCATAGGTAAATCGGGACAccaagggctcgtttggaatgccgtattaggtcgtattgtattgtattgtattatattaaattgtattttatgcaatatttttatgtaaaactatatgtggtattaacttttatggacacctaaatatataatattttagtataaattaaagtttaacatagtattataaaaatatgatatataatccaatttaatataatacaatacaatacaatacgacctaatacggcgttccaaacgagccccaAGTATAGAGGTTATCTAAGGATAAAACCAATTTAACAAGAGCATGAGCAGTAGTATTGTGCTTTCTATTACAATGGTGAAGGAATTATGAAAATCCTTTTTTATGTTGGGCCTTCAATTTCTGACGAAAATCACATCAATGAGATTTCCAAGGAACTCGGTGATAAAGTAAATAAACATTGACCAAACCTTGTGCCACTTACGCACAACTCCTAATAATTTTTCCATGTCATATCCACGAAGTTTCTATGATTTTTACCAATTCagtaacataaataaataataatgataatgaaCTTCAATTAATGAgaaactattattattaatgtagtGGGAGGGTACctgatttatttatatattatcattatcttaataatattattatttggaaAGACTTATTAgctcaaaatatattattataattttgcaTGACCCCCTGAACCAAGTCCACTCTAGAAAATAAAGTAGAGTAACAAGAAATGTTGTTATTTTCACTATGTACTTTCCACTTCTTTTACAAAAGGACTTGGTCCATTTGTCAATgcattatgtatatattatatataccacTAATAATTAATGTATTTAACGTGCATGCATTATATAACACACTTGCTACTATACTCTTATATACCAAGTAACTAATCATCGCTATGGTGATGAAAGTATTCATGGCCAAATATCTCAAAGATTATAATATCCTATTTACTAGATTAATGATGATGAGCTTTGTCATAATGGTCGGAGACTTTGTTTCAATTCTAAGGTATATTCTAAATCTAATTCGCTGTTTCATTTGTTCTAATAACATGGAATATTATGAGAAGCAATTATCCATATTGGATCAAATGGTAGCAACAAAAGCTATGCTACTTAATAAGACGACTatgtatgatgatgatgatgatgatgatgatgatggtcaAGAAGTAGCAGCAAAAACTcatccaaataataataaacttgtTCGTTTTGGTGATGCAAAAAGTGAAGACACCAAAATGTATTTAGGAGATGTGAAAAGGATCATGATGGAGGAATTAGAACTGCTAGAGAGTAGTGATGGTGGGGAAACAGAAGAAGGAGATGATGGTGGTGAGGAAGTGAAGTGGGAAGAACTGAGAGAAGCATTTGGTGTGTTTGATGAGAACAGAGATGGGTTTATTGATGCAAAGGAAGTGAAGAAGGTTCTATTTGAATTGGGAATTATGGAACCTTCTGAAGCCGAATGTCAAGCCATGATCACAACTTTTGATAAAAATCAAGACGGCAAGATAAATTTTGAGGAATTTCTCGAAATAATTGCAGCGGATGCCATTCACTAAATGGATCGCTAAtccttttttctattatttttttatcatggCTTTCTAAGATTTTTCTCCTTGTAGTAGCTTTCgttacctttttctttttaattaaatcggAGCATGGTTATACACGTACGtaaataaaaaaggaaaagCCATCATGTTAGGGTTCTAGGGTTTCCATCGTTTCACCACAGCCGCCTCTTCGCAGATGACGGCGGCGGCGGTGCACGGTCCTCGCTCTTCGCAGACGACGGCGGTGCACGGTTCTTCCCCTTCGCAGACGACCATGGCAGAGATGGTGTAATTAAGTTCCTCATTCCCAATCGTAGCTGACGGCAGAGACGTGCCTTCCTTCCCAATCGTAGTTGACAGCAGAGACGGATCTTCTTTCTCACAGTCGTCAACGACGGCGGTGCTAGGGTTGTTGTCGTGTTCTTCAACGTGGTGGATGAATTTATTAGTTGGTTT
Encoded here:
- the LOC115711289 gene encoding probable calcium-binding protein CML45, producing the protein MVMKVFMAKYLKDYNILFTRLMMMSFVIMVGDFVSILRYILNLIRCFICSNNMEYYEKQLSILDQMVATKAMLLNKTTMYDDDDDDDDDGQEVAAKTHPNNNKLVRFGDAKSEDTKMYLGDVKRIMMEELELLESSDGGETEEGDDGGEEVKWEELREAFGVFDENRDGFIDAKEVKKVLFELGIMEPSEAECQAMITTFDKNQDGKINFEEFLEIIAADAIH